GCCTAGAGCGTCGCCAGGATCTTTCGGAAGGCATCGCGCGGTTGCTTCAAGATCTCACCCAAATATCCGACGGCCAGGACGAATCCACGTTGCGTGCCGAGCAGAGCCAGCATGATCTGGATGCGCTTGCCGGTGAGATCGAACGCTTGGATATGCGCTATCAGCAGCTTGTCGCCGAAATTGTCGAAGCGAGCACGGTTTTGCATGAAGCGAAGAAGGCGCGCGACATGCTCGTTGAAGGCCGCGACGCTGAAGCATTGGCAAGCGCCAAGACAGAATGCGCTGCCGAGCTGGTCGCGGTCAGCGAACGCTGGCTGGTGCGCGCGGCTGCAGCACGGCTCGCCGTTCGTGCCGTCGAGCGCCAGCGCGCCGCGGTTCAAGATCCGCTCGTCGAACGGGCATCGCGTCTATTTGCGATTGCGACCGCCGGTGCATTCGCTGGTCTTGTCGTCGATTATGACGATGCGGACCGGCCGGTGATCAAGGGCCGGCGTGCAAATGGCGGAAATGTCGGCGTCGACCATATGAGCGAAGGCACCGGCGACCAGCTTTTCCTTGCTTTGCGCCTCGCGCTTCTCGAATTGCGCGCGGCTGAGCCATTGCCATTTATAGGCGACGATTTGCTCGCGAGTTTCGACGAAAAGCGCGTCGCCAGCGCGATCGAACTCCTCGCCGATTTCGGCCAGACGCGACAGACCATCCTCTTCACGCATCACCTTCACGTCGCTGAGATCGCGCGCCGGCAACTGCAGGAAGATGTCGATCTCATTGTTTTGTGAGGCGTGGCGGCCCGTCACTCTGCCCGCTGCCAACCATCCATGCCGAGCCGTTCCTGCGGCAGGAAGCGGGCCTTATAGGCCATCTTCTTCGAGCCCTCGACCCAATAGCCGAGATAGACATGCGGCAGGCCGAGATTTTTCGCACGGGCGATGTGATCGAGGATCATATAAGTCCCGAGCGATTTCGATGTGACCTGCGGCGTGTAGAAGGAATAGACCATTGATAGGCCGTCGGCGAGGAGATCGGTCAGACAGACGCCGACGAGCGGGCCTTCGCCATGCCCCTGGGGGTCGCGTGCCGGGGCGCGATATTCGACCAGCCGGCTTTCGACATGGCTATCCTCGACCATCATCGAATAGTCGAGCATGGTCATGTCAGCCATCCCGCCATCGCTGTGCCGCGCATCGAGATAGGTGCGAAACAGGGCATATTGTTCGGCGGTGGGCTCGGTGCGTACGACGGTGCCGACAAGATCGCGATTGTCGTCGAGAATCCGGCGGAACCCCTTCGAGGGGCGAAACTCATCGACCTTCACCCTTACGGAGACGCAGGAGCGGCAATCTTCGCAGGCTGGTCGATAGGCGATGGTTTGCGAGCGACGAAACCCGGATTGGGTCAAAGTGTCGTTGAGCACTGTCGCCCTGCGGCCGATCAGATGGGTGAAGACTTTGCGCTCATC
The window above is part of the Methylovirgula sp. HY1 genome. Proteins encoded here:
- a CDS encoding arginyltransferase; this translates as MTRELRDAPQFYLTAPSPCPYLPGRDERKVFTHLIGRRATVLNDTLTQSGFRRSQTIAYRPACEDCRSCVSVRVKVDEFRPSKGFRRILDDNRDLVGTVVRTEPTAEQYALFRTYLDARHSDGGMADMTMLDYSMMVEDSHVESRLVEYRAPARDPQGHGEGPLVGVCLTDLLADGLSMVYSFYTPQVTSKSLGTYMILDHIARAKNLGLPHVYLGYWVEGSKKMAYKARFLPQERLGMDGWQRAE